Within Halorubrum lacusprofundi ATCC 49239, the genomic segment GCGAGAGCTGATCGAGACTGACAGCGGGAGCGTGAGCGGGGGCCGAACGCGGCACAGCACACCGATCATGCGGTCGATTTTTGACGAGGCGGACCCGACAGAGCGTATGACCATCGATCCGGCGGAGATCGCAGACCTCATCGAGGACGGAATTCCGGATGCCGTCGCCCGGGTGACGACCCCGCGCGTCCACGACGACGAGGACGAGGACGCCCACTTCGCGGCGTGGGTCGTCTCGCCCGCCTTCGAGGGGGAGTCGCTCGTCGACCAGCACCAGCGCGTGTACGACGCCGTCGGCGACCACATGACTCGGTCGGTCCACGCCTTAGAGATCAAGACGTACACCCCCGAAGACTACGCGGAACACGGCGACGGGGCCCTCAACGACGACCTCCGGGAAGCAGGGTTGTTCCCGATCGAGGGAGAGTGAGGCCGGACCGGTGAACCACGTCGTCGGACTCGCGCTGATCGGCGCGGTCGCGTAGGGGTTCTGGGCGGTGTTGGCGGACGTGGCGACGCGCTCGATGGCGCCGGAGGCGGCGATGATCGTCTCCTACACGGTCGGGATCGGCGTCGCCGGACTGTACGTTCTCCACCGGGGGACGACGGTCCTCGGGAACGACCCGACCGCGATCGGGATCGCGGCGCTCGCGGGCGTCGCCTCCGGGATCGGCGCAGTCGCGTACTACGGGGCGCTGCAGGCCGGCGCGGCGGGGATCGCGACGACGATCACGGCGATGTACTTCGTCGTGGCCGCGGCGCTCGGCGTCGTCGTGCTCGGCGACTCGCTCGCCGCCACCGACATCGCCGGTATCGGTGCCGCGGTCGTCGCGGTCGTGCTGATCGCGTACTGAGCGATCGGCGGAGCCGACGGCGCTCGCACCCGTTCGGATCTCCCTCCCGGCCCGCTTCCAGTAGCTTTTACCCGGTCTCGCGGGAACGCGCACGTATGAGTGAGGACTACCGCACGGAGGAGGACAGCCTCGGAGAGATGCAGGTACCGGCGGACGCCTACTGGGGCGCACAGACCCAGCGCGCCGTCGAGAACTTCCCCATCTCTGGGATCCCGATGAGCCGCCGGTTCATCCGCGCGCTCGGCGTCGTCAAGAAGGCCGCCGCGCAGGCCAACCGCGATCTGGGCCTCATCGATGACGACACCGCCGACGCGATCGTCGCTGCCGCCGACGAAGTCATCGCCGGCGACCACGACGACCAGTTCCCGGTCGACGTGTTCCAGACAGGCTCCGGCACCTCTTCGAACATGAACGCAAACGAGGTCATCGCCAACCGCGCCGCCGAGATCGCGGGCGCGGAGATCGGCGACCGCGTCGTCCACCCGAACGACCACGTCAACTACGGCCAGTCGAGCAACGACGTGATCCCGACCGCGATGCACGTCGCGGCGCTCGAAGCCGTCGAGAAGGACCTGGTCCCTGCCCTTGAGACCCTTCACACCGAACTCGAAGCCAAGGAGACCGAGTTCGACGGCGTCGTCAAAACCGGTCGCACCCACCTCCAGGACGCCACCCCGATCCGACTCGGCCAGGAATTCAGCGGCTACCGCACCCAGACCGCCAAGGGGATCGAGCGCGCCGAAACCGTCCAGTCGAACCTCCGCGAACTCGCCTTGGGCGGCACCGCCGTCGGCACCGGGCTCAACACGCACCCCGACTTCCCCGAGCTCGCCGCCGAGTACATCTCCGACGAGACAGGCACCGAGTTCCGCGAGG encodes:
- a CDS encoding class II fumarate hydratase — encoded protein: MSEDYRTEEDSLGEMQVPADAYWGAQTQRAVENFPISGIPMSRRFIRALGVVKKAAAQANRDLGLIDDDTADAIVAAADEVIAGDHDDQFPVDVFQTGSGTSSNMNANEVIANRAAEIAGAEIGDRVVHPNDHVNYGQSSNDVIPTAMHVAALEAVEKDLVPALETLHTELEAKETEFDGVVKTGRTHLQDATPIRLGQEFSGYRTQTAKGIERAETVQSNLRELALGGTAVGTGLNTHPDFPELAAEYISDETGTEFREADNHFEAQAAHDAMAEAHGALRTIAGSLNKMANDLRLLASGPRNGLGEIEQPENQPGSSIMPGKINPVVAESVNQVHKQVVGNDAAISAGAARGEIDLNLYKPVIAHNFLESAELLSNAAATFGERFVAKLEANEEHCETRVEQSMALATALNPAIGYDKASKVAKTALKEGKSVREAAVDAGYLTEEEADEVLDPEAMTHRVILGDDD
- a CDS encoding BolA family protein, whose product is MTIDPAEIADLIEDGIPDAVARVTTPRVHDDEDEDAHFAAWVVSPAFEGESLVDQHQRVYDAVGDHMTRSVHALEIKTYTPEDYAEHGDGALNDDLREAGLFPIEGE
- a CDS encoding EamA family transporter; its protein translation is MATRSMAPEAAMIVSYTVGIGVAGLYVLHRGTTVLGNDPTAIGIAALAGVASGIGAVAYYGALQAGAAGIATTITAMYFVVAAALGVVVLGDSLAATDIAGIGAAVVAVVLIAY